A single window of Ananas comosus cultivar F153 linkage group 19, ASM154086v1, whole genome shotgun sequence DNA harbors:
- the LOC109724749 gene encoding protein G1-like1 isoform X1 has translation MDFNMSSGGVAASPNSDSSGASAAVRPSRYESQKRRDWNTFGQYLRNHRPPLALSRCSGAHVLEFLRYLDQFGKTKVHAAPCPFYGHPCPPAPCPCPLRQAWGSLDALVGRLRAAFEENGGHPDANPFGARAVRLYLREVRDCQAKARGIAYVKKKRKRPNNNSSSSSSSNRGPSPPQLADGTPQSAAPPHGEPEGAMHYFHGHVMMPLDDGLPVDGRDQEAAMESHAAAAAAGGLIPLSVFN, from the exons ATGGATTTCAA CATGTCGTCGGGGGGCGTGGCGGCGAGCCCGAACTCGGACAGCTCGGGAGCGTCGGCGGCGGTGCGGCCGAGCCGATACGAGTCGCAGAAGCGGCGGGACTGGAACACGTTCGGGCAGTACCTGCGGAACCACCGGCCGCCGCTGGCGCTGTCGCGGTGCAGCGGGGCGCACGTGCTGGAGTTCCTCCGGTACCTGGACCAGTTCGGCAAGACCAAGGTGCACGCCGCGCCCTGCCCCTTCTACGGCCACCCCTGCCCGCCGGCCCCCTGCCCCTGCCCCCTCCGCCAGGCCTGGGGCAGCCTCGACGCCCTCGTCGGCCGCCTCCGCGCCGCCTTCGAGGAGAACGGCGGCCACCCCGACGCCAACCCCTTCGGCGCCCGCGCCGTCCGCCTCTACCTCCGCGAG GTCCGCGATTGCCAAGCCAAGGCCCGTGGGATCGCCTACGTGAAGAAGAAGCGGAAGCGGCccaacaacaacagcagcagtagcagcagcagcaaccgGGGGCCGTCGCCCCCGCAGCTCGCCGACGGCACACCGCAGTCGGCGGCCCCCCCTCACGGGGAGCCGGAGGGGGCAATGCATTACTTTCATGGCCATGTTATGATGCCACTCGACGACGGTCTCCCCGTCGATGGTCGTGATCAGGAGGCGGCGATGGAGTCGCATGCAGCGGCAGCCGCAGCCGGGGGTTTGATACCACTATCGGTGTTTAACTAG
- the LOC109724749 gene encoding protein G1-like1 isoform X2: MCSCMSSGGVAASPNSDSSGASAAVRPSRYESQKRRDWNTFGQYLRNHRPPLALSRCSGAHVLEFLRYLDQFGKTKVHAAPCPFYGHPCPPAPCPCPLRQAWGSLDALVGRLRAAFEENGGHPDANPFGARAVRLYLREVRDCQAKARGIAYVKKKRKRPNNNSSSSSSSNRGPSPPQLADGTPQSAAPPHGEPEGAMHYFHGHVMMPLDDGLPVDGRDQEAAMESHAAAAAAGGLIPLSVFN, from the exons ATGTGTTCTTG CATGTCGTCGGGGGGCGTGGCGGCGAGCCCGAACTCGGACAGCTCGGGAGCGTCGGCGGCGGTGCGGCCGAGCCGATACGAGTCGCAGAAGCGGCGGGACTGGAACACGTTCGGGCAGTACCTGCGGAACCACCGGCCGCCGCTGGCGCTGTCGCGGTGCAGCGGGGCGCACGTGCTGGAGTTCCTCCGGTACCTGGACCAGTTCGGCAAGACCAAGGTGCACGCCGCGCCCTGCCCCTTCTACGGCCACCCCTGCCCGCCGGCCCCCTGCCCCTGCCCCCTCCGCCAGGCCTGGGGCAGCCTCGACGCCCTCGTCGGCCGCCTCCGCGCCGCCTTCGAGGAGAACGGCGGCCACCCCGACGCCAACCCCTTCGGCGCCCGCGCCGTCCGCCTCTACCTCCGCGAG GTCCGCGATTGCCAAGCCAAGGCCCGTGGGATCGCCTACGTGAAGAAGAAGCGGAAGCGGCccaacaacaacagcagcagtagcagcagcagcaaccgGGGGCCGTCGCCCCCGCAGCTCGCCGACGGCACACCGCAGTCGGCGGCCCCCCCTCACGGGGAGCCGGAGGGGGCAATGCATTACTTTCATGGCCATGTTATGATGCCACTCGACGACGGTCTCCCCGTCGATGGTCGTGATCAGGAGGCGGCGATGGAGTCGCATGCAGCGGCAGCCGCAGCCGGGGGTTTGATACCACTATCGGTGTTTAACTAG
- the LOC109724749 gene encoding protein G1-like1 isoform X3, with protein MSSGGVAASPNSDSSGASAAVRPSRYESQKRRDWNTFGQYLRNHRPPLALSRCSGAHVLEFLRYLDQFGKTKVHAAPCPFYGHPCPPAPCPCPLRQAWGSLDALVGRLRAAFEENGGHPDANPFGARAVRLYLREVRDCQAKARGIAYVKKKRKRPNNNSSSSSSSNRGPSPPQLADGTPQSAAPPHGEPEGAMHYFHGHVMMPLDDGLPVDGRDQEAAMESHAAAAAAGGLIPLSVFN; from the exons ATGTCGTCGGGGGGCGTGGCGGCGAGCCCGAACTCGGACAGCTCGGGAGCGTCGGCGGCGGTGCGGCCGAGCCGATACGAGTCGCAGAAGCGGCGGGACTGGAACACGTTCGGGCAGTACCTGCGGAACCACCGGCCGCCGCTGGCGCTGTCGCGGTGCAGCGGGGCGCACGTGCTGGAGTTCCTCCGGTACCTGGACCAGTTCGGCAAGACCAAGGTGCACGCCGCGCCCTGCCCCTTCTACGGCCACCCCTGCCCGCCGGCCCCCTGCCCCTGCCCCCTCCGCCAGGCCTGGGGCAGCCTCGACGCCCTCGTCGGCCGCCTCCGCGCCGCCTTCGAGGAGAACGGCGGCCACCCCGACGCCAACCCCTTCGGCGCCCGCGCCGTCCGCCTCTACCTCCGCGAG GTCCGCGATTGCCAAGCCAAGGCCCGTGGGATCGCCTACGTGAAGAAGAAGCGGAAGCGGCccaacaacaacagcagcagtagcagcagcagcaaccgGGGGCCGTCGCCCCCGCAGCTCGCCGACGGCACACCGCAGTCGGCGGCCCCCCCTCACGGGGAGCCGGAGGGGGCAATGCATTACTTTCATGGCCATGTTATGATGCCACTCGACGACGGTCTCCCCGTCGATGGTCGTGATCAGGAGGCGGCGATGGAGTCGCATGCAGCGGCAGCCGCAGCCGGGGGTTTGATACCACTATCGGTGTTTAACTAG
- the LOC109724812 gene encoding putative UPF0481 protein At3g02645: MFLNRNHPFDELRWVIQIRRIIDDDEVEVGEDQPISIFEVPKPLLGNKPDAYVPQLVAIGPYHHCREELRDMERYKISAARRIQAQLPSTSFRQIVTIFGKLELRIRAHYHRYLNLNGETLAWMMAIDASFLLEFLQIYTTTEHGKTMHRIPSRMIHLVDTARRTSAHNMILCDIVMQENQIPLFLLQKIMEIQCPQPEPAVEFLSSMLVGFSREISPFKKIAHPSCVDTSQYAHLLEFLYCNIVPKHEEPYETTPKDDHDENEVQRFIRSIKRLTIAVTSYVFDRIRALLSVIIKFVVKIPLRVLANVPPLSIIKIPIEETLFCQMDQTPKISNVSVTPLLEEIAIPSVAELAYAGIKLSPTKGDLSTIEFNVDKATLHLPVISLDVNTDIVLRNLVSYEASIGSRPLFFARYIELMNGIIDTEEDVKLLREKGIIMNHLKSDKAVAELWNGMTRSIRLTRVARLDKLVEDVNEYYHSRWKVKMRNFMRRNVKCGSTWDCAALLVVVLFLFGVGLQAFCLAHGCIRVSPERKVRA; the protein is encoded by the exons ATGTTCTTGAATCGGAACCATCCTTTCGATGAACTCCGATGGGTGATCCAAATCCGTCGAatcatcgacgacgacgaggtCGAAGTCGGCGAAGATCAACCTATCTCAATCTTCGAAGTTCCGAAGCCTCTACTTGGCAACAAGCCCGACGCCTACGTTCCTCAGCTCGTCGCGATCGGCCCGTACCACCATTGCCGAGAAGAATTGCGGGACATGGAGAGGTACAAAATCTCCGCGGCACGCAGAATCCAAGCCCAACTCCCTAGCACGAGTTTTCGACAAATTGTGACCATCTTCGGCAAGCTCGAGCTTCGGATTCGGGCTCACTATCACAG GTACCTCAATCTCAACGGCGAAACCCTCGCGTGGATGATGGCAATCGACGCGTCGTTCCTTCTCGAATTCCTTCAAATCTACACCACAACTGAGCATGGCAAAACTATGCACAGGATTCCCTCTAGGATGATCCACTTAGTGGACACCGCGCGCCGAACATCGGCACACAACATGATTCTTTGTGACATAGTGATGCAGGAGAATCAGATTCCTCTCTTTCTACTCCAAAAGATAATGGAAATCCAATGCCCACAACCCGAACCTGCCGTAGAATTTCTATCGTCGATGTTGGTCGGATTCTCAAGGGAAATTTCGCCATTCAAGAAGATTGCGCACCCTTCATGCGTCGATACCTCACAATACGCACACTTGTTAGAGTTCCTCTATTGTAACATTGTACCGAAGCACGAAGAACCTTATGAAACCACACCGAAGGATGATCACGACGAAAATGAAGTGCAAAGATTTATTCGTAGCATCAAACGGCTTACGATCGCGGTAACAAGCTACGTGTTCGACCGAATTCGAGCACTTTTATCGGTGATCATCAAATTCGTAGTGAAAATTCCGTTGAGAGTTCTCGCAAACGTTCCACCACTCTCAATCATAAAAATCCCTATTGAGGAAACTCTCTTTTGCCAAATGGATCAAACCCCCAAAATAAGCAATGTAAGTGTGACACCGCTACTCGAAGAGATCGCGATCCCTTCGGTGGCCGAACTAGCCTACGCAGGTATAAAGCTATCTCCTACTAAAGGTGATCTCTCGACAATTGAGTTCAATGTAGATAAAGCTACACTTCATTTACCCGTGATTAGTCTCGACGTGAACACCGACATCGTGTTACGTAACTTGGTTTCATACGAAGCATCGATAGGGTCAAGGCCCCTGTTCTTTGCGCGATACATTGAACTAATGAACGGAATTATAGACACAGAAGAGGATGTGAAACTCTTGAGGGAGAAAGGGATCATAATGAACCATTTGAAGAGCGACAAAGCGGTTGCGGAGCTATGGAACGGGATGACGAGATCGATAAGGCTAACGAGGGTCGCGAGATTGGATAAGCTTGTGGAGGATGTGAATGAGTATTATCATAGCAGGTGGAAAGTAAAGATGAGGAATTTTATGAGGAGAAATGTGAAGTGTGGTTCTACATGGGATTGTGCTGCGTTGTTAGTAGTTGTTTTGTTCTTGTTTGGTGTAGGTTTGCAAGCGTTTTGTTTGGCTCATGGGTGCATTAGAGTGTCTCCTGAGAGAAAGGTAAGGGCATGA